One genomic window of Cyprinus carpio isolate SPL01 chromosome B8, ASM1834038v1, whole genome shotgun sequence includes the following:
- the LOC109104105 gene encoding uncharacterized protein LOC109104105, whose amino-acid sequence MCKILWRRKDDQNVLQDRPQHFTEDENLSLTPLLHLYLPSSYQLQGQREDTAAGQENSSEVHERQDVTEELREHDITMESQKQDITVNKTADEGQNDFTDGMRYDNTDTCENDTPEEMFENDKIDEKRPQDVTDDNRQQKIIENQCDIDRSFNIVEDKQEYDITEKTEGEYRRIKLNRSSYKSSDLKHRIKTRYPATATALTFPSPLMDRNPSPTLSILPSFYGTSFGYRIRTTSEPCRSKTRTREACDDNRSREPMNDMRHTIEIKGKPCLLKTKAGVPVSPHPKIMSPERGSQPRKIKTTKTFL is encoded by the exons ATGTGTAAGATTCTCTGGAGAAGAAAAGATGACCAAAATGTCCTTCAAGATAGACCTCAACATTTTACTGAAGATGAGAATCTCAGTCTAACCCCCTTACTACATCTCTACCTGCCTTCATCATATCAGCTGCAGGGGCAGAGAGAAGACACAGCAGCGGGACAGGAAAATAG CTCAGAGGTACATGAGAGGCAAGACGTCACAGAGGAACTCAGAGAGCATGACATCACCATGGAGAGCCAAAAACAAGACATCACCGTCAATAAAACAGCAGATGAAGGACAAAATGATTTCACAGATGGTATGCGATATGATAATACAGATACCTGTGAGAATGACACTCCTGAGGAAATGTTTGAGAATGACAAGATTGACGAAAAACGTCCACAAGACGTCACAGATGACAACAGACAACAGAAAATCATAGAAAATCAATGTGACATTGACAGATCGTTTAATATTGTAGAGGACAAGCAAGAATATGACATTACAGAGAAGACTGAAGGCGAATATAGGAGAATCAAATTGAATAGAAGTTCATACAAATCTTCTGATCTCAAACACAGAATCAAAACACGTTACCCGGCCACAGCTACAGCGCTAACGTTCCCGTCTCCCCTGATGGACAGAAATCCCTCTCCCACTCTCAGCATCCTGCCATCATTTTATGGAACTTCATTTGGATATCGCATCAGAACCACATCTGAGCCCTGCCGATCCAAAACAAGGACCAGAGAAGCCTGTGATGACAACAGATCTAGAGAGCCCATGAATGACATGCGACATACCATAGAAATAAAAGGAAAACCCTGCTTATTGAAAACAAAGGCTGGAGTGCCAGTCAGCCCCCACCCCAAAATAATGAGCCCTGAGAGGGGGTCCCAGCCTCGTAAAATCAAAACCACCAAGACGTTTTTGTGA